In Paenibacillus stellifer, the DNA window CACCGAGACGAAGAAAGTCCTGGACTTTGGATTCAACAATTTTGAGATCAAGCAGGTTGTAGCGGCCAAATCGACGGTTGCCGGCAATGAGACGGTCGCCATCACCAAAGGCAAGAAGAGCGACGTGCCGGTCGTTACCGACGCAGGCGTAACGTTCATCGTACCAAAAGGCACGACAACCCCGCAGGTTGCGGCAGTAACTAAGATCAATGACGCTTCGACGCTGGTGGCGCCGATCAAGCAGGGAACCAAAGTCGGTTCGGTAACCTATACGTACAAGGTGAACGGCATGGAGACGCAGGAGAAGACCGTAAACCTGATCACTTCGGAAGAAGCGCCGAAGGCGGGATGGTTCAAGCTGCTGTTCCGGGCGATCGGAAGTTTCTTCAGTGATTTGTTCTCTGGAGTGAAAAATTTGTTTTAATTTACCGAGATTTTCCGTGTAATCCCTAGTAAATCAGTTGTATATTTATCCGCCATGCGGTAAAATAAAAAGTTAGATTATGATTGAATATCGGGAGGATTGAAGAAATGGAAACAGGAACTTCTAGAGTTAAAAGAGGTATGGCTGAAATGCAAAAAGGCGGCGTCATCATGGACGTCATGAATGCGGAACAGGCGAAAATCGCCGAAGCTGCAGGCGCCGTGGCTGTTATGGCCCTGGAGCGCGTACCTTCTGATATCCGGGCAGCCGGCGGTGTAGCACGTATGGCGGACCCTACGATCGTAGAAGAGGTCCTTAAGGTCGTCAGCATTCCTGTAATGGCCAAAGCGCGTATCGGCCACTATGTAGAAGCCAAGGTGCTGGAATCGCTCGGGGTTGACTACCTGGACGAGAGCGAAGTGCTGACTCCTGCCGACGAGGTGTTCCACATCGACAAGCGCGAGTTCACGGTGCCATTCGTCTGCGGAGCGAAGGATCTGGGTGAAGCGCTGCGCCGGATTAGCGAAGGTGCTTCGATGATCCGTACGAAAGGCGAACCGGGAACCGGCAATATCGTGGAAGCTGTTCGTCACATGCGCTATATCAACAGCCAAATCCGCAAGGTTCAAAATATGTCGAAGGACGAGCTGTATGCCGAAGCGAAAAATCTGGGCGTAGCTTACGACCTTCTGGTTGAAGTCCATGAGCTGGGCAAGCTGCCTGTTGTTAACTTTGCTGCCGGCGGCGTTGCGACTCCTGCTGATGCCGCGCTGATGATGCATCTGGGCGCCGACGGCGTGTTCGTAGGCTCGGGTATTTTCAAATCGGACAGCCCCGAGAAGTTCGCTCGTGCAATCGTTGAAGCAACGACGCATTACACGGACTATAAGCTGATTGCCGAGGTTTCCAAGAACCTGGGAACACCGATGAAAGGCATCGACATCGCAACATTGACCGCTGCCGAACGGATGTCGGAACGCGGCTGGTAATATAGAGAGAAGGTTTGGGGAATGAAGATAGGAGTGCTGGCGCTTCAAGGCGCCGTAACGGAACATATCGTAAGCGTCGGCAAGGCCGGTGCGGAGGGCGTGCCCATCAAGCGGGTAGAGGAATTGAAGGAAATCGACGGTCTGATTATCCCGGGCGGCGAGAGCACTACCATCGGCAAGCTGATGCGGAAGTATGACTTTATCGAGGCGATCCGAGAGTTCGCGGCTGATGGCAGGCCGATTTTTGGCACATGTGCCGGCTTGATTGTGATGGCCAAGGAAATTGCAGGCGGGGAGCCTCCCCATCTGGAGCTGATGGATATCACCGTGGCGCGTAACGCTTTTGGACGCCAGCGGGAGAGCTTCGAGTGCGACCTGGACGTCAAAGGCATCGACGAACCGATCCGCGCGGTGTTCATCCGTGCCCCTCTCATCGAGAAGGTAGGACGCGGCGTTGAGGTGCTGTCCGAGTATAACGGAGAGATTGTGACGGCGCGCCAGGGCAATTTGCTCGTATCTTCCTTTCACCCAGAGTTAACCGATGATTACCGGCTGCATCAGTATTTTACGGACATGGTGCAAGCGGCCCGGAACGTCGGGGCATAAAACTGTATACCACACATCCTGACTCTTTCAAAGGCCCTTACCGGCGTTTTGAAAGAGTTACGGCTGTTTCAGGAGGGAAAATGTCGTGTTAGATGTTAAAATATTGCGTACCGATTATGCCAAGGTGGAGCAGGCCCTGGACAACCGCGGAAAATCACTGGATTTGATCTCCGGCTTCACCGCGCTAGATCTTCGCCGCCGCGAGCTGCTTCAGGAGACGGAGAGCCTTAAGAACCGCCGCAACACCGTATCCGGTGAGGTAGCCAAGCTGAAGAAGACCGGAGAGCCGGCAGAAGAACTGATCGCTGAAATGCGCAGCGTCTCGGACCGGATTAAGGAGTTGGACGACGAAGTTCGCGAGCTGGAGAATCA includes these proteins:
- the pdxS gene encoding pyridoxal 5'-phosphate synthase lyase subunit PdxS, producing METGTSRVKRGMAEMQKGGVIMDVMNAEQAKIAEAAGAVAVMALERVPSDIRAAGGVARMADPTIVEEVLKVVSIPVMAKARIGHYVEAKVLESLGVDYLDESEVLTPADEVFHIDKREFTVPFVCGAKDLGEALRRISEGASMIRTKGEPGTGNIVEAVRHMRYINSQIRKVQNMSKDELYAEAKNLGVAYDLLVEVHELGKLPVVNFAAGGVATPADAALMMHLGADGVFVGSGIFKSDSPEKFARAIVEATTHYTDYKLIAEVSKNLGTPMKGIDIATLTAAERMSERGW
- the pdxT gene encoding pyridoxal 5'-phosphate synthase glutaminase subunit PdxT; the protein is MKIGVLALQGAVTEHIVSVGKAGAEGVPIKRVEELKEIDGLIIPGGESTTIGKLMRKYDFIEAIREFAADGRPIFGTCAGLIVMAKEIAGGEPPHLELMDITVARNAFGRQRESFECDLDVKGIDEPIRAVFIRAPLIEKVGRGVEVLSEYNGEIVTARQGNLLVSSFHPELTDDYRLHQYFTDMVQAARNVGA